The following coding sequences lie in one Arabidopsis thaliana chromosome 3, partial sequence genomic window:
- the SERAT2;2 gene encoding serine acetyltransferase 2;2 (serine acetyltransferase 2;2 (SERAT2;2); FUNCTIONS IN: zinc ion binding, serine O-acetyltransferase activity; INVOLVED IN: response to cadmium ion, cysteine biosynthetic process; LOCATED IN: mitochondrion; EXPRESSED IN: 26 plant structures; EXPRESSED DURING: 15 growth stages; CONTAINS InterPro DOMAIN/s: Hexapeptide transferase, conserved site (InterPro:IPR018357), Serine O-acetyltransferase (InterPro:IPR005881), Trimeric LpxA-like (InterPro:IPR011004), Serine acetyltransferase, N-terminal (InterPro:IPR010493); BEST Arabidopsis thaliana protein match is: serine acetyltransferase 2;1 (TAIR:AT1G55920.1); Has 25521 Blast hits to 25511 proteins in 2666 species: Archae - 387; Bacteria - 19255; Metazoa - 8; Fungi - 225; Plants - 240; Viruses - 18; Other Eukaryotes - 5388 (source: NCBI BLink).) — MLPVTSRRHFTMSLYMLRSSSPHINHHSFLLPSFVSSKFKHHTLSPPPSPPPPPPMAACIDTCRTGKPQISPRDSSKHHDDESGFRYMNYFRYPDRSSFNGTQTKTLHTRPLLEDLDRDAEVDDVWAKIREEAKSDIAKEPIVSAYYHASIVSQRSLEAALANTLSVKLSNLNLPSNTLFDLFSGVLQGNPDIVESVKLDLLAVKERDPACISYVHCFLHFKGFLACQAHRIAHELWTQDRKILALLIQNRVSEAFAVDFHPGAKIGTGILLDHATAIVIGETAVVGNNVSILHNVTLGGTGKQCGDRHPKIGDGVLIGAGTCILGNITIGEGAKIGAGSVVLKDVPPRTTAVGNPARLLGGKDNPKTHDKIPGLTMDQTSHISEWSDYVI; from the coding sequence atgttgccGGTCACAAGTCGCCGCCACTTCACAATGTCCCTATATATGCTCCGTTCATCTTCTCCACACATCAATCATCactctttccttcttccttcttttgtttcctccaAATTCAAACACCATACTttatctcctcctccttctcctcctcctcctcctcctatgGCTGCGTGCATCGACACCTGCCGCACTGGTAAACCCCAGATTTCTCCTCGCGATTCTTCTAAACACCACGACGATGAATCTGGCTTTCGTTACATGAACTACTTCCGTTATCCTGATCGATCTTCCTTCAATGGAACCCAGACCAAAACCCTCCATACTCGTCCTTTGCTTGAAGATCTCGATCGCGACGCTGAAGTCGATGATGTTTGGGCCAAAATCCGAGAAGAGGCTAAATCTGATATCGCCAAAGAACCTATTGTTTCCGCTTATTATCACGCTTCGATTGTTTCTCAGCGTTCGTTGGAAGCTGCGTTGGCGAATACTTTATCTGTTAAACTCAGCAATTTGAATCTTCCAAGCAACACGCTTTTCGATTTGTTCTCTGGTGTTCTTCAAGGAAACCCAGATATTGTTGAATCTGTCAAGCTAGATCTTTTAGCTGTTAAGGAGAGAGATCCTGCTTGTATAAGCTACGTTCATTGTTTCCTTCACTTTAAAGGCTTCCTCGCTTGTCAAGCGCATCGTATTGCTCATGAGCTTTGGACTCAGGACAGAAAAATCCTAGCTTTGTTGATCCAGAACAGAGTCTCTGAAGCCTTCGCTGTTGATTTCCACCCTGGAGCTAAAATCGGTACCGGGATTTTGCTAGACCATGCTACGGCTATTGTGATCGGTGAGACGGCGGTTGTGGGGAACAATGTTTCGATTCTCCATAACGTTACGCTTGGAGGAACGGGGAAACAGTGTGGAGATAGGCACCCGAAGATTGGCGATGGGGTTTTGATTGGAGCTGGGACTTGTATTTTGGGGAATATCACGATTGGTGAAGGAGCTAAGATTGGTGCGGGGTCGGTGGTGTTGAAAGACGTGCCGCCGCGTACGACGGCTGTTGGAAATCCGGCGAGGTTGCTTGGTGGTAAAGATAATCCGAAAACGCATGACAAGATTCCTGGTTTGACTATGGACCAGACGTCGCATATATCCGAGTGGTCGGATTATGTAATTTGA